A stretch of Sphingobium yanoikuyae DNA encodes these proteins:
- a CDS encoding outer membrane protein: MVRFIVCAASVAIAAPALAQDASNFEGGKAGIVLGYDTVNFDYGYDVDASESGMLYGVTAGYDFALGNSGAILGIEAEASDSTTKTSAHDILFEGDKLSLLADRDLYIGARIGFAVSPNMLLYAKGGYTNARLKLRYSLDGDSASIGDNIDGYRIGGGAEFTNGSNFARLEYRYSDYGKYVYREGGIELDTGVKMSRHQIAVTGGFHF, translated from the coding sequence GTGGTCAGGTTCATCGTTTGCGCGGCATCTGTTGCTATCGCCGCTCCTGCTCTCGCTCAGGACGCCTCCAACTTCGAAGGCGGAAAAGCCGGTATCGTTCTCGGCTACGACACGGTGAACTTTGATTATGGTTACGATGTCGATGCGTCCGAAAGCGGCATGCTGTATGGTGTCACGGCGGGCTATGACTTCGCCCTCGGCAACAGCGGTGCAATCCTTGGTATCGAAGCCGAGGCATCGGATTCTACCACGAAAACGTCGGCGCACGACATTTTGTTCGAGGGTGACAAACTGTCGCTCCTCGCTGATCGTGACCTGTATATTGGTGCCCGGATCGGCTTCGCGGTCTCCCCCAACATGCTGCTTTATGCCAAGGGCGGCTACACCAATGCCCGCCTCAAGCTCCGCTATTCTCTCGATGGCGACAGTGCAAGCATCGGCGACAATATCGATGGCTATCGCATCGGCGGAGGCGCAGAATTCACCAACGGTTCAAACTTCGCGCGCCTTGAATATCGTTACAGCGACTATGGGAAATATGTGTATCGCGAAGGCGGCATCGAACTCGACACCGGCGTCAAAATGTCGCGTCACCAAATTGCAGTAACTGGCGGTTTCCATTTCTGA
- a CDS encoding AI-2E family transporter, whose protein sequence is MISRERIDNGGLILFIAVSTVGLGLIISGFISALLWAALAALLFQPLYRHILIDCRGRRNLAAALTLLIIIIAVIMPALIIGSLVVEQASGVYAKIRSGQIDFATYFGQVHAALPMRMQHWVENAGFGTFERAQAKISQALSASASMLTQRALTIGADAAAFVLSFGVGLYVSFFLLRDGEALAPQIIKRLPLEHAISHRIAARFVIVVRATIKGSGIVALAQGFLGAATFWIVGMPAALLWGVLMAIAALLPAIGPAIIWLPVATYLLASGDLWQAIAVIASGVFVIGLVDNLLRPMLVGRDTGLPDWLILVTTLGGIETLGLSGIVVGPIAAAFFLTGWDILSEQKGATTCD, encoded by the coding sequence ATGATATCACGCGAGCGTATCGACAATGGAGGATTGATCCTCTTCATCGCTGTCTCGACGGTCGGACTTGGTCTGATCATTTCGGGTTTCATCTCGGCATTGCTATGGGCGGCTTTGGCAGCCTTGCTGTTTCAGCCGCTTTACAGGCATATTCTGATCGATTGTCGCGGACGACGTAATCTGGCGGCAGCGCTGACGCTGCTCATCATCATCATTGCCGTCATCATGCCGGCCCTGATCATCGGAAGTCTCGTTGTCGAGCAGGCAAGCGGCGTTTACGCAAAGATCAGAAGCGGCCAGATCGACTTCGCAACCTATTTTGGTCAGGTTCATGCTGCCTTGCCGATGCGCATGCAACATTGGGTCGAGAATGCCGGCTTTGGTACGTTCGAACGGGCGCAGGCAAAAATTTCTCAGGCGTTGAGCGCCAGCGCCAGCATGTTGACGCAACGCGCTCTGACGATCGGCGCGGATGCGGCTGCTTTCGTACTCTCCTTCGGTGTGGGTCTCTATGTGAGCTTCTTTCTCCTGCGCGATGGGGAGGCGCTAGCACCCCAGATCATCAAGAGATTACCTCTCGAACACGCCATATCCCATCGGATCGCAGCGCGCTTCGTGATCGTTGTTCGAGCGACGATTAAGGGATCGGGAATCGTTGCCCTGGCGCAAGGCTTTCTGGGCGCCGCTACTTTCTGGATAGTCGGCATGCCGGCCGCCCTCTTATGGGGGGTGCTCATGGCGATTGCGGCCCTGCTGCCAGCGATCGGGCCTGCGATAATATGGCTTCCTGTGGCGACCTATCTGCTTGCGTCGGGTGATCTTTGGCAGGCCATCGCCGTGATCGCTTCAGGCGTCTTCGTGATAGGTCTTGTCGACAATCTCCTGCGGCCAATGCTCGTTGGTCGAGACACCGGGCTGCCGGATTGGCTCATATTGGTGACGACTCTGGGCGGAATCGAGACGCTTGGCCTTAGCGGTATCGTGGTGGGGCCGATCGCTGCGGCATTCTTCCTCACGGGATGGGATATATTGTCAGAGCAAAAAGGCGCTACCACGTGCGACTGA
- a CDS encoding Crp/Fnr family transcriptional regulator has product MVFADFLRSRRRNLLSAQDLGALEEAVADLRTLPARKTFISRDQNVSMSTYLIEGMMCRYMDDRQGERQLVAVHVAGDFVDLHGYPLGHLDHDLATLTACKIALVPHAALDQLVATRPSLTKLLWFSTLLDAAMHREWIFRLGRLDAIARVSHFFCETEAKLRAIGRSDGARFALPMTQADLGEACGITSVHMNRMLRELKDRDLLAIHRHDVEIRDLRGLARLGEFDPAYLFLDEQD; this is encoded by the coding sequence ATGGTGTTTGCCGATTTTCTGCGTAGTCGCAGGCGTAATCTGCTGAGTGCCCAAGACCTTGGAGCACTTGAGGAAGCGGTTGCCGATTTAAGGACATTGCCTGCCCGCAAGACCTTTATATCTCGCGATCAAAATGTCAGCATGAGTACCTATCTCATCGAAGGTATGATGTGCCGATACATGGATGACAGGCAAGGAGAAAGGCAACTCGTTGCGGTGCATGTGGCTGGCGATTTTGTCGACCTCCATGGCTACCCGCTGGGTCATCTTGATCATGACCTCGCGACACTGACCGCCTGTAAGATAGCGTTAGTGCCTCATGCTGCTCTCGATCAACTCGTCGCGACGCGCCCGTCACTCACGAAATTGCTATGGTTCAGCACGCTGCTTGATGCCGCCATGCATCGCGAGTGGATATTTCGTCTCGGTCGTCTCGATGCGATTGCGCGGGTCAGCCACTTCTTTTGCGAGACCGAAGCGAAATTGCGAGCGATCGGTCGAAGTGATGGAGCGCGTTTTGCTCTTCCTATGACCCAAGCCGATTTGGGAGAAGCATGCGGCATAACGTCCGTTCACATGAACCGCATGCTGCGTGAACTCAAAGATCGCGATCTCCTAGCAATCCACCGCCATGATGTTGAGATCCGTGATCTGAGAGGTCTGGCGCGGTTGGGTGAATTTGACCCTGCCTACCTGTTCCTCGACGAGCAGGACTGA
- a CDS encoding amylo-alpha-1,6-glucosidase, with protein MSLTQPQPGVPGIAGGQALSQAQTQFFIPATASLHERRPRTLKHGDSFAVFDHSGDAISGPGSPEGFYHRDTRHLSHLYLTVNGMRPILLSSALRDDNAMLTCDLANPDFLGSDGRVEVEHDLIHLRRSRFLWEGAIYERIIVRNFDIAERRVSVGLSFASDFADLFEIRGMTRLRRGTMHEPKVEEADVLLGYKGRDGLERSTHLHFDPAPAQLTAEQALFDVSVAPGGRCTLFARVACEQMSEVDQPLPKLFLKSLREAMRALQVSRRRSASMRSSNDLFDAVTRRSVSDISMLSTGTEYGPYPYAGIPWFSTVFGRDALITALQTIWMDPAISRGVLGYLAAHQATHFDPAADAEPGKILHEVRHGEMAELGEVPFRHYYGSIDSTPLFVMLAGAYLERTGDLQFLAGILPNIESALQWIDNHGDRDGDGFVEYGRLTDQGLQNQGWKDSHDSIFHADGSIAKGPIALAEVQAYVYGAWQAASSIYRATGDLDRSEAYLARAVDLQDRFDATFFDAELGTYVLALDGQKQPCRIRSSNAGHVLYTGLARTERAPMVVATLMAPASFSGWGVRTIASTERRYNPMSYHNGSIWPHDNALIAAGFSRYGFQRQAAQIFEGLFAAATYVDLLRLPELFCGFPRRRSQGPTFYPVACSPQAWSAAAPLSLIQASLGLGFNVSSNEIIFRQPTLPTFLDSLFIASLPLGAGEADIMLDRLGDTAVVKPQHRDSRVRIVTIA; from the coding sequence ATGTCGCTGACCCAACCGCAGCCAGGGGTGCCGGGCATTGCAGGAGGACAGGCGCTGTCACAGGCGCAAACCCAGTTCTTCATCCCTGCTACCGCTTCATTGCACGAGCGTCGGCCACGCACGCTCAAGCATGGAGACAGCTTTGCCGTCTTTGACCATAGCGGCGACGCCATATCCGGACCTGGCAGTCCCGAGGGTTTCTATCATCGCGATACGCGCCACCTTTCGCACCTTTATCTCACGGTCAACGGCATGCGCCCGATACTGCTGAGTTCGGCGCTACGCGACGACAATGCGATGTTGACCTGCGATCTGGCCAACCCGGATTTCCTCGGATCAGACGGCCGCGTCGAAGTGGAGCATGATCTGATCCATCTGCGTCGCAGCCGCTTCCTGTGGGAAGGCGCGATCTACGAACGGATCATTGTGCGCAATTTTGACATTGCAGAGCGCCGGGTATCCGTGGGCCTCTCCTTCGCTTCCGATTTCGCGGATCTGTTCGAGATACGGGGCATGACAAGATTGCGCCGTGGTACCATGCACGAGCCGAAGGTCGAAGAGGCCGATGTCCTGCTGGGATATAAGGGGCGTGATGGCCTTGAGCGGTCGACACATCTCCATTTTGATCCCGCGCCAGCCCAGCTGACGGCCGAGCAGGCGCTATTCGATGTCTCTGTTGCTCCCGGCGGTCGATGCACATTGTTCGCACGTGTTGCCTGCGAACAAATGAGCGAAGTTGATCAGCCCCTGCCCAAGCTGTTCCTCAAATCCCTGCGCGAGGCCATGCGTGCGCTGCAGGTTTCACGCCGCCGCAGTGCGTCGATGCGATCGTCCAATGACCTCTTCGATGCTGTGACGCGACGTTCGGTATCCGATATCTCGATGCTCTCCACCGGTACGGAATATGGTCCATATCCCTATGCAGGCATTCCCTGGTTCAGCACGGTTTTCGGCAGGGATGCGCTGATAACCGCACTCCAGACGATCTGGATGGACCCGGCTATCAGCCGAGGCGTGCTGGGATATCTCGCCGCGCACCAAGCGACGCATTTCGATCCAGCCGCCGATGCCGAGCCAGGTAAAATCCTGCATGAAGTGCGTCATGGCGAAATGGCCGAACTGGGTGAAGTTCCTTTCCGCCATTATTATGGCAGCATCGATTCCACGCCGCTTTTCGTCATGCTGGCCGGTGCATATCTGGAACGCACAGGAGACCTTCAGTTTCTCGCCGGAATATTACCCAATATCGAGTCTGCATTGCAGTGGATCGACAATCATGGCGATCGCGATGGCGACGGCTTCGTTGAATATGGACGACTGACGGATCAGGGGCTGCAAAATCAGGGCTGGAAAGACAGCCATGATTCCATATTCCATGCTGATGGCAGTATTGCCAAAGGCCCGATCGCTCTCGCCGAAGTTCAAGCCTATGTTTATGGCGCGTGGCAGGCGGCGAGCAGCATTTATCGCGCAACAGGTGATCTGGATCGCTCGGAAGCCTATCTCGCTCGAGCCGTCGATCTGCAGGATCGTTTCGACGCGACTTTCTTTGACGCGGAACTAGGAACATATGTACTTGCGCTCGACGGGCAGAAGCAGCCCTGTCGCATTCGCTCCTCCAACGCAGGCCATGTTCTTTATACTGGTCTGGCTCGAACAGAGCGCGCACCTATGGTTGTGGCGACATTGATGGCGCCCGCCTCATTCTCCGGTTGGGGTGTGAGGACGATAGCGTCGACCGAGAGACGCTATAATCCCATGAGCTATCATAATGGGTCGATCTGGCCGCATGACAATGCGCTGATCGCCGCGGGCTTTTCGCGATATGGCTTTCAACGTCAGGCGGCGCAGATTTTCGAAGGCCTCTTTGCCGCTGCAACCTATGTTGATCTCCTGCGCCTGCCGGAGCTGTTCTGTGGTTTCCCGCGGCGGCGTTCGCAGGGCCCGACCTTCTATCCGGTCGCTTGCAGCCCCCAGGCATGGTCGGCAGCGGCTCCCCTGTCGCTCATCCAGGCCAGTCTGGGACTGGGGTTCAACGTGTCGTCCAACGAAATCATCTTCCGCCAACCGACCTTGCCGACATTTCTCGACAGTCTTTTCATCGCGTCGCTTCCATTGGGGGCGGGAGAAGCGGATATCATGCTCGACCGCCTCGGAGATACGGCGGTCGTCAAGCCGCAGCATCGTGACAGTCGGGTGAGGATCGTCACCATAGCGTGA
- a CDS encoding IS5 family transposase (programmed frameshift) produces the protein MSDLLWLSEAQMRRIEPYFPLSHGVPRVDDRRIISGIIFVIRNGLRWRDAPADYGPPKTIYNRFIRWSRLGVFNKIFAALAAKGGKPDQLMIDATHLKAHRTAASLLKKGMFPRRIGRTKGGLNSKLHTVCDGKGRPLVMLLSEGQMSDYKGAALMLHALPPAKALLGDRGYGADWFRKALAERNITACIPSKKNRKVPIPHDAALYRQRHKIENMFGKLKDWRRIHTRYDRCAHTFMSAICIAAAVIFWLKQ, from the exons ATGAGTGACCTGCTCTGGTTGTCGGAGGCGCAGATGCGCCGGATCGAGCCATATTTTCCGCTATCGCACGGGGTGCCACGGGTGGACGACCGTCGGATCATCAGCGGGATCATCTTCGTGATCAGGAACGGCCTGCGGTGGCGCGATGCGCCTGCCGATTATGGCCCGCCGAAGACGATCTACAACCGCTTCATCCGGTGGAGCCGGCTCGGCGTGTTCAACAAGATCTTCGCGGCCCTCGCGGCGAAGGGCGGCAAGCCCGACCAGTTGATGATAGATGCGACCCACCTGAAAGCACACCGGACGGCGGCAAGCCTGCTCAAAAAGGGGATGT TTCCCAGACGTATCGGACGCACCAAGGGCGGCCTGAACTCGAAGCTCCACACCGTCTGCGACGGCAAGGGCCGGCCGCTGGTCATGCTGCTGAGCGAGGGCCAGATGAGCGACTACAAGGGCGCTGCCCTGATGCTCCACGCCTTGCCTCCCGCCAAAGCCTTGCTCGGCGATCGAGGCTATGGCGCCGACTGGTTCCGCAAAGCGCTTGCGGAGCGCAACATCACCGCCTGTATTCCCTCAAAGAAGAACCGGAAGGTGCCAATCCCGCACGACGCCGCGCTCTATCGTCAGCGCCACAAGATCGAAAACATGTTCGGCAAGCTCAAGGACTGGCGGCGCATCCACACCCGATACGACCGTTGCGCCCACACCTTCATGTCCGCCATCTGTATCGCCGCCGCCGTCATCTTCTGGCTCAAACAATGA
- a CDS encoding type 1 glutamine amidotransferase domain-containing protein, producing the protein MSLNGRTIAVLIAPRGTEEVEFLEPMNALRKAGACVKVIGLQPGQARTNVNDLDPGGEYAVDTVFSEADPASFDGLVIPGGSVGADKLRASAEAISFVEAIFGAGKTIGAICHAPWLLIEAKIAKGHSLTSFPSIKTDIQNAGGLWVDEKVVIDGQCITSRSPEDLPAFCSALIEAFADTPSRLTARD; encoded by the coding sequence ATGTCGCTCAACGGCCGTACGATCGCCGTTCTTATCGCTCCGCGCGGTACAGAAGAAGTGGAATTTCTGGAGCCCATGAACGCACTTAGGAAGGCCGGAGCGTGCGTCAAAGTGATCGGCCTTCAACCTGGCCAAGCGCGCACCAATGTTAATGATCTTGATCCTGGTGGCGAGTATGCCGTCGATACCGTATTTTCTGAGGCGGATCCGGCCTCATTTGATGGCTTGGTCATTCCCGGCGGCAGTGTCGGCGCCGACAAGTTGCGCGCGAGCGCCGAGGCGATATCCTTTGTCGAAGCAATTTTCGGTGCTGGAAAAACGATCGGTGCGATCTGCCACGCGCCATGGCTCTTAATTGAAGCCAAGATCGCTAAAGGCCATTCGCTCACCTCCTTCCCGTCAATTAAGACGGATATCCAGAACGCTGGCGGCCTTTGGGTCGATGAGAAGGTAGTGATCGATGGCCAATGCATCACCAGCCGCAGTCCTGAAGACCTGCCGGCATTCTGTTCTGCGCTCATCGAGGCATTTGCCGATACGCCATCGCGCTTGACAGCGCGGGACTGA
- a CDS encoding outer membrane protein, producing MMKIILPLLGCLALPTAAMAQDDTAPDGSKAFGIEPYVGILGGYHTFDRGTEFGSVPGETIMNGALISGIAGVNVPLGPVFVGVEGNASKGFSDIDWEYGVKGRVGARAGESGLIYASAGYQWVNGKGGWPDEKDWMYGAGVEVGPKEIGLGGVTGSSGVRLRVQVDTYDWDSFRPMAGVIFHF from the coding sequence ATGATGAAGATCATTCTCCCATTGCTGGGCTGCCTGGCACTGCCGACTGCTGCCATGGCCCAGGACGATACCGCACCCGATGGCAGCAAGGCCTTCGGTATCGAGCCGTACGTCGGCATTCTCGGCGGTTATCACACTTTTGACCGCGGCACCGAGTTCGGCAGCGTTCCGGGCGAGACGATCATGAACGGCGCTCTGATCAGCGGCATCGCGGGCGTGAACGTGCCGCTCGGGCCAGTGTTTGTCGGGGTGGAAGGGAACGCCTCGAAGGGTTTCAGTGACATCGACTGGGAGTATGGCGTGAAGGGCCGCGTGGGCGCCCGCGCAGGCGAGAGTGGCTTGATCTACGCCTCGGCCGGCTACCAGTGGGTCAATGGCAAAGGCGGCTGGCCCGACGAGAAGGACTGGATGTACGGTGCGGGTGTCGAAGTGGGGCCAAAGGAGATCGGCCTCGGCGGGGTCACTGGCAGCAGCGGTGTGCGCCTGCGCGTGCAGGTCGACACCTATGATTGGGACAGCTTCCGCCCCATGGCTGGCGTCATTTTCCACTTCTAA
- a CDS encoding glycosyltransferase family 4 protein has protein sequence MKIAQIAPLAESVPPKLYGGTERIVSYLTEALVHQGHEVTLFASGDSQTSAELVPITPAALRLTPGIVDTIPYHMMMLDAVRQRADEFDALHFHIDLLHLPMIQDFIGRTVTTLHGRLDLPDLPPFYRCFGDHCLVSISDHQRQPMPPVNWGATIYHGLPVDLLQPSLGAGEGYLAFLGRISPEKRPDRAIRIAARAGIELRIAAKIDAVDRGYWEEEIAPLIKLYPNIRFIGEINEQQKADFLGGARALLFPIDWPEPFGLVMIEAMACGTPVIAFRCGSVPEIIEHGRSGFIVDSEDQAVEAVGQLRHLERARVRGAFDARFTAGRMAADYAALYHRLPGARTDAAWLRRQRGEESELQIVA, from the coding sequence ATGAAGATCGCTCAAATCGCTCCCCTTGCTGAAAGTGTGCCGCCCAAGCTTTATGGGGGTACCGAACGGATCGTCTCCTATCTCACAGAGGCGTTGGTGCATCAGGGGCATGAAGTGACCTTGTTCGCGAGCGGCGATTCGCAGACATCGGCTGAGCTTGTTCCGATTACGCCGGCGGCGCTGCGACTGACCCCGGGTATCGTCGACACCATACCTTATCATATGATGATGCTGGATGCGGTGCGGCAAAGGGCCGACGAGTTTGATGCGCTCCATTTCCATATCGATCTGCTGCATCTGCCCATGATCCAGGATTTTATCGGACGAACCGTCACGACATTACATGGTCGACTGGACCTTCCCGATCTGCCGCCATTCTACCGGTGTTTTGGCGATCACTGTCTCGTGTCGATCTCCGATCATCAGCGCCAGCCCATGCCACCGGTCAATTGGGGTGCGACCATCTACCATGGTCTGCCGGTCGATCTGCTGCAGCCCAGCCTCGGCGCCGGTGAGGGGTATCTCGCTTTCCTCGGGCGCATTTCACCCGAGAAAAGACCAGACCGCGCCATTCGCATCGCAGCCCGGGCCGGCATCGAACTGCGAATTGCCGCAAAGATCGATGCTGTCGATAGGGGGTATTGGGAAGAGGAAATCGCGCCCCTCATCAAACTCTATCCCAATATTCGCTTCATCGGCGAGATCAACGAACAGCAGAAAGCGGATTTTCTCGGGGGTGCAAGGGCCTTGCTCTTCCCGATCGACTGGCCCGAGCCTTTCGGTCTTGTAATGATCGAAGCAATGGCTTGTGGGACACCGGTCATTGCGTTCCGATGCGGATCGGTGCCCGAGATCATCGAGCATGGGCGCTCGGGTTTCATCGTGGACAGCGAGGACCAGGCGGTCGAAGCGGTGGGCCAACTTCGTCACCTTGAGCGCGCAAGGGTGCGTGGCGCGTTCGACGCACGGTTCACGGCTGGCAGGATGGCCGCAGACTATGCCGCATTATATCACAGGCTGCCGGGCGCCCGTACGGATGCCGCCTGGCTGCGTCGCCAGCGCGGCGAGGAGTCGGAATTGCAGATCGTCGCATAG
- a CDS encoding catalase: MTASGPKSDAALENSLADHRPGAGSPNYETTAGEGGETQQKLKAEQSGDALTDNFGHRIADNQNSLKAGARGPTLLEDFVLREKIFHFDHERIPERIVHARGSGAHGIFECTKAITDVTKASIFQKKGAHCPVFVRFSTVAGGAGSVDTPRDVRGFAVKFYTDTGNWDLVGNNIPVFFIQDAIKFPDLIHSVKMEADRGYPQAASAHDTFWDFVSLMPESMHMIMWAMSDRAIPRSLRMMEGFGVHSFRFINEQGDGKFVKFHWKPVLGVASQVWDEAVKTAGADPDFHRRDLYEAIASGDYPAWDLGVQIFDESWAAKQPYDVLDATKLIPEEDIPVEIIGRLTLNRNVDNFFAETEQVAFLPSNVIPGIDFSNDPLLQGRLFSYLDTQKSRLGTTNFHQIPINAPKCPFHNMQRDGLMQTLVPKGRANYEPNSLNEAGEDSGPRVASETGFTSFSDNGERNDPTEKMRIRAETFADHYSQARMFYLSQTQNEQAHIASAIVFELSKVAMPHVRLRVLARLRNIDEVLAQRVADGLAIALPEKAPAAREIVEMPVSDALSIQKNAKDGFAGRKVGILFAEGSDKAMVEKIKAGVEKAGGSVFLVAPKVGALNVKGGTLEADGKLDGSPSVLFDAIASVLMPESAEKLSKQGAAVQWFMDAYGHCKTIAHCPGTQIILDKAGVEKDDGVIPNEMLLDKGPKRHWAREPKIRDLA; the protein is encoded by the coding sequence ATGACCGCTTCGGGTCCCAAGAGTGATGCAGCTCTGGAAAATAGTCTGGCTGATCACCGGCCCGGAGCTGGAAGTCCCAATTATGAGACGACGGCCGGAGAAGGTGGAGAGACGCAGCAGAAGCTGAAGGCAGAGCAATCCGGTGATGCCCTCACAGACAATTTCGGGCACCGGATCGCAGACAACCAGAACAGCCTCAAGGCGGGCGCTCGCGGTCCGACGCTGCTAGAAGATTTCGTCCTGCGCGAGAAAATTTTCCATTTCGACCATGAGCGCATCCCTGAACGGATCGTACATGCCCGCGGCTCTGGGGCCCATGGGATTTTCGAATGCACCAAGGCCATTACTGATGTTACCAAAGCGAGCATCTTCCAGAAGAAAGGTGCGCATTGCCCCGTGTTCGTTCGCTTCTCGACTGTGGCCGGTGGCGCGGGTTCCGTCGATACACCGCGCGATGTGCGCGGCTTCGCAGTGAAATTCTACACCGATACCGGCAACTGGGATCTGGTTGGCAACAACATTCCGGTATTCTTCATTCAGGATGCCATAAAATTTCCTGACCTTATCCATTCGGTCAAAATGGAAGCGGATCGCGGCTATCCCCAGGCGGCGAGCGCCCATGATACGTTCTGGGATTTCGTGTCACTCATGCCAGAGAGCATGCACATGATCATGTGGGCCATGTCCGATCGGGCCATTCCTCGGTCCTTGCGGATGATGGAAGGTTTTGGCGTCCACAGCTTCCGCTTCATCAACGAACAGGGCGACGGCAAGTTCGTGAAGTTTCATTGGAAGCCGGTTCTGGGCGTTGCGTCTCAAGTCTGGGACGAGGCCGTGAAGACGGCAGGCGCAGACCCCGATTTCCATCGCCGGGATCTTTACGAAGCCATTGCCAGCGGCGATTACCCCGCCTGGGATCTGGGCGTCCAGATTTTCGACGAAAGTTGGGCGGCAAAACAGCCCTATGATGTGCTGGATGCAACCAAGCTAATCCCCGAAGAGGATATTCCTGTCGAGATCATCGGGCGCCTCACGCTCAATCGCAATGTGGACAATTTCTTTGCCGAGACCGAGCAAGTTGCCTTCCTGCCCAGCAACGTTATTCCCGGCATCGACTTCTCGAATGATCCTCTGCTGCAGGGGCGACTTTTCTCCTACCTCGATACGCAAAAGTCGCGCTTGGGAACGACCAACTTCCATCAAATTCCGATCAATGCGCCAAAATGCCCATTCCACAATATGCAGCGCGACGGGTTGATGCAGACGCTGGTTCCCAAGGGGCGCGCCAATTACGAACCAAACAGCCTGAATGAGGCGGGTGAGGATAGTGGTCCCCGCGTCGCGTCCGAAACCGGGTTCACATCCTTTAGCGATAATGGCGAGCGCAACGATCCAACTGAAAAGATGCGGATACGTGCCGAAACATTTGCCGATCATTATAGCCAGGCTCGGATGTTCTATCTGTCGCAGACGCAGAATGAGCAGGCGCACATCGCATCAGCCATCGTCTTCGAATTGTCGAAGGTGGCCATGCCTCATGTGCGGCTACGGGTTCTCGCGCGTCTGCGCAACATTGACGAGGTTCTGGCGCAACGAGTCGCCGATGGGCTGGCGATCGCTCTACCTGAAAAGGCGCCAGCGGCCCGAGAAATTGTGGAGATGCCCGTTTCTGACGCTCTTTCCATCCAGAAGAATGCCAAGGATGGCTTTGCGGGCCGTAAGGTCGGAATTCTGTTTGCAGAGGGTTCCGACAAAGCGATGGTGGAGAAGATCAAGGCAGGCGTGGAGAAAGCGGGCGGCAGCGTCTTTCTGGTTGCGCCGAAAGTCGGTGCCCTCAACGTCAAGGGCGGGACACTCGAAGCGGATGGAAAGCTCGATGGCTCGCCGTCGGTACTGTTCGATGCGATTGCGTCCGTGCTGATGCCGGAAAGCGCGGAAAAATTGTCGAAGCAGGGCGCTGCAGTTCAATGGTTCATGGACGCCTATGGGCACTGCAAAACCATCGCCCATTGCCCCGGCACGCAGATCATTCTCGACAAGGCAGGGGTAGAAAAGGACGATGGTGTCATTCCAAACGAAATGCTGCTGGACAAGGGACCCAAACGACACTGGGCGCGAGAACCAAAGATCCGAGATCTGGCATGA